From the genome of Astyanax mexicanus isolate ESR-SI-001 chromosome 3, AstMex3_surface, whole genome shotgun sequence:
GATGAAGTTAtgctaaagtaaaaaaataacagaataagtATAGGTAACGTTTtaaccaagggcgtaggagcgggcttgatattgggggggacacatttgccaatatgaacccaagcccaccctatagtttcctagaacaacatttgtggaaattactttaaattaaaagtaaattattattataaggtgattttacaacctaaacagggtactccacgttacagttactgttgttagaaaaaaatatgcatgcaatgtctgaattatatacatataacaaaaattatcagttatcacctaatatttaaaataatataacagatttggttattattattatgtattggcatgtcaattctgtcatatatttacattttctcctgcgcttttattattttttttttctactgagagctcttcttaagatggtgtccttttatgtaaaagaatgtaactttaatttacatagagatttttataaacatcaggacatgtggtcttactgtgaactacaaatgaacagaagtcacgttacagcagtatttctcaaccctgttcttacatattctactgcatattaacactgttctgcatgttcttgagcttcctctgctttaaaggcatttaataaagtggtggtatgatgtgtctaatacactgctggatttacatgattaatttaggctccatagggggctaaaggattttaacaggtaaactcagtaaatgactgtttattagctgatcaggtggaaaacacagatttagggcagtgatcagggttaagaagaaactgctttaaactacaaacataaagtactgtactaaatcctggctatccactacatgtagcttctagttaactagttagttaaattcattttcgttcattatagctcacactaaGTCCTAAGTACTAagtttttctttaaccctgactccctatctaattaatttaagttaaactaactcactaacacagctgcagtttattaatcacagtgggtttaaactgtgtgttttgattcagagacgtgtatttttaaccagttatcagaaacatatcatcacagttgaagtggttagcctatcgttacctttctgttagaaaaatctccgtatatccagatctgttttaaaatcagctgaagcggctgcagcccgatcccgctgctaaatctcacagcgagggggcggggcttccccaacagcaaactgactctcctcctccgattggtccggtctgtctcctcattaatattacggctgatgtgagcgaactgatttcatttttgggggggacaaatccacctatttctaatattgggtgggacatgtcccacccatcccccccggttcctacaccTATGGTTTTAACGTTTTATTGTAAAGATTATTAATATAGgttatttttaaaagtttatgaaacatACACTTTAGAAGTGGCaactaaaatataacaaatacaaCATTTTATACGCCAGTGTTCTCAGTTATTGAAGGTTTTAACTGTCTGTAATACTTTTAGATTGATCAGGCCTAATGTTCAGTTTAATTTAAATGAagctaaatagctaaatctgGGTCTATATTCCTTTTGAGCAAGCCAGTGGCGACAgaagcaaggaaaaactccctcagatcaagaggaagaaaccttgagaggaaccaagactcaaaaggggaACCAGTCCTCCTCTGGTTGACACCAGATAGCATAGACGGACAATCCTAATCTAATCCTGTTATTCCTAAAGTTACTTTCTGAGGATCTATTAACTGTACGTCTATGGAGCCAAATCAGGGACAAAAGTTTTGtccatttgaaaaaaaaacaatgaaactgaaagtttaagtattaagcttgaactttgaaaaatacaaaaatatattcgaaataaatataagtgtattaaataatttttcagcttgtatataattttgattcaattcgaaaatagttttaaacaatttttgtttttttaattttcactttttttgtgtattttgatatttgagatcttatatttttcaggtgcagttttttttcacagtttcgattttttttttcagggttcaaatctttttttttactttcagatctTAGTTTTCAGGTTTCAGACTTTTGGCCCTGATTTTGCGTGTGGGCGTGGTATCATAGGAAAGGGGCGTGGTATACGGTTGAGGACCTACTCCGGAGGACCCTGTCAATGTGCCTGCGTGGATTATATATGTCTGTACGTTCTCCCTTGCGCGATGGCGTCCACTCCTCCTGGACAGCCTGCTGACTCCAGCACACAGGTAAGATATATTAGGTAACTTTAGTTATATTGAGCTGGTACACTACAGTTTATTAGGACACGTTTAGAGAGGATCTTGTAGGAGTTGGTCTTGTTTAAACTTTGAACATTAGCTAGGATTGATCCTTTTTGTTTAACTGAGTGGATGTCTATGGACATATCCAAAGAGCTCTCTAAATCTTTAGAAATAAGGGTGTATATTTATAAGAACTCAGACCCATTAGAAATTAGACATTCCACTGTCTGAAAAATAAATGTCCAACTAAAATTCAATCACCACAATATGGCCTAACCAAATGAcctttaaatgaaaatgtaaaataaaactgcaATAAATCTAAAACCTGGCCATATCTTGCTCTACAGTACAGACTGGTTCTGTTCATGCCTTCTTCCTTGCTCTTGCTGTCCATGAGAGAGGTTCTGCGTGACCACATTTATGAGGCTCTGCGCAGCTGCAGCCACTGTCGAATTATAGTCGACTTTCTGAAATACCAGTACCCAGCTCAATATAACTAAAGTTACCTAATATATCTTACCTGTGTGCTGGAGCCAGCAGGCTGTGCAGGAGGAGCGGACGCCATCGCACGAGGTAGAACGTACAGACATATATATAATCCATGCAGGCACATTGACAGGGTCCTCCGGAGTAGGTCCTCAACCGTATACCACGCCCCTTTCCTATGATACCACGCCCACACGCAAAATTAGGGCCAAAAGTCTGAAACCTGAAAACTAagatctgaaagtaaaaaaaaagatttgaaccctgaaaaaaaaaaatcgaaactgtaaaataaaaattgcacctgaaaaatataagatctcaaatatcaaaatacacaaaaaagtgaaaattaaaaaaacaaaaattgtttaaaactattttcgaattgaatcaaaattatatacaagctgaaaaattatttaatacacttatatttatttcgaatatatttttgtatttttcaaagttcaagcttaatgcttaaactttcagtttcaattttttgtttcaaattgaCAAAACTTTTGTCCCTGATGTGGCTCCATATACGTCCTGTTCTTCAGGTCAGCTAGGACTTGGGCAAAGAACTGTGGAGAGGTGTTAATCTGCAGCATTTTGTGGCTCATGCGCATGGTGATTTCCAGTGTGCGCTTTGAGAATGCCTGCCTGCTAATCCCACTCATGAAATACCGAGCCCAGTAGCTAATTTCGTTGCCGATGTAAGAACACGAGATGTAAAAGCAGATGAGCAGTTCTGTACACAACTTCCTCCTGCGGGCCACGTCCGCCGAGACAGAGTCACGGCACAGCATGTAGAGGAAGACCACACTGCCCGGGCAGAGGAAGGGCTTGCTCTGTGATTTGTACGTGACCAGAAGCATGTCCACAGTGCGGAGCCAAGACACTGAGACCCAAGGAGTGAGGCCTCTTACTTTTCTGCAGCGGAGGCAGAGAAACTCGCCCAGCAGATACAGCAGTTTAGCAGTGTACTCGTTCTGCAGCACCAGCTCATGCGTAAGAACAGACGTGGCCTGGCAAGGCATGACATTAGCAGATAAAGCCGTGGATGAAGATGATCCGTTCACTGCAAGAGGAGGTTCAGGGGACAGCTGGACGGGGGACCCCTTCATGTCTTCCTTCTCTGTATTTTTT
Proteins encoded in this window:
- the LOC103029482 gene encoding cyclin-dependent kinase 5 activator 1-like is translated as MTLSVSWLPWLPWQRYKYSCVTEFENSLNAGMTARSSPTQDMVHPENHEKNTEKEDMKGSPVQLSPEPPLAVNGSSSSTALSANVMPCQATSVLTHELVLQNEYTAKLLYLLGEFLCLRCRKVRGLTPWVSVSWLRTVDMLLVTYKSQSKPFLCPGSVVFLYMLCRDSVSADVARRRKLCTELLICFYISCSYIGNEISYWARYFMSGISRQAFSKRTLEITMRMSHKMLQINTSPQFFAQVLADLKNRTYMEPHQGQKFCQFETKN